Proteins encoded within one genomic window of Xylophilus sp. GOD-11R:
- a CDS encoding LysR family transcriptional regulator — protein sequence MNRPLMSAKVELRAWRQFVAVAEELHFGRAAARLHMTQPPLTQGIAQLERVLGVPLFLRSSRRVALAPAGDALLPEVRELLARAEALPERARAAAAGHAGRLRLGFVSTVGFDQLPRWVRGFRELRPQVQLDLVEATGDVQLAGLAQGELDAGLMLHAPGQAPGLLRSCRVACEPLVLAMPADHPLAALEHPSWADVLEQPLVVFPRRILPSIHDAILGLYHQRGRLPPVVQEAIQMQTIVNLVSAGIGFAWVPESVTRFRREGVVYRTPAGTTADRAVADLPACETSLVWPGDNPNPALHAFVDFVRERAGHNTAPC from the coding sequence ATGAATAGACCTCTCATGTCGGCCAAGGTGGAGTTGCGGGCGTGGCGGCAATTCGTGGCCGTCGCCGAAGAGCTGCATTTCGGTCGCGCCGCCGCCCGCCTGCACATGACGCAGCCGCCGCTCACGCAGGGCATCGCCCAGCTTGAGCGTGTGTTGGGCGTGCCGCTGTTTTTGCGCAGCAGCCGTCGTGTCGCCCTGGCGCCGGCCGGCGATGCCTTGCTGCCGGAGGTGCGTGAGCTGCTGGCGCGTGCCGAAGCCTTGCCCGAGCGGGCGCGCGCCGCCGCAGCCGGCCATGCCGGCCGGCTGCGGCTGGGCTTCGTCTCGACCGTGGGTTTCGATCAGCTGCCGCGCTGGGTGCGCGGATTTCGCGAGTTGCGTCCGCAGGTGCAGCTGGACCTGGTCGAGGCGACCGGCGACGTGCAGCTCGCCGGGCTCGCGCAGGGCGAACTCGACGCCGGGCTGATGCTGCACGCGCCCGGCCAGGCGCCCGGCCTGCTGCGATCCTGCCGGGTGGCCTGCGAGCCGCTGGTGCTGGCGATGCCGGCCGATCACCCGCTGGCGGCCTTGGAGCATCCGTCGTGGGCAGATGTGCTGGAGCAGCCGCTGGTGGTGTTTCCGCGGCGCATCCTGCCGTCCATCCACGACGCGATCCTGGGCCTGTACCACCAGCGCGGCCGTCTGCCGCCGGTGGTGCAGGAGGCGATTCAGATGCAGACCATCGTCAACCTGGTGTCGGCAGGCATCGGCTTTGCCTGGGTGCCGGAAAGCGTGACCCGGTTCCGGCGTGAAGGCGTGGTCTACCGCACACCTGCCGGCACCACGGCCGACCGGGCCGTGGCAGATCTTCCGGCCTGCGAGACCAGCCTGGTCTGGCCCGGCGACAACCCCAATCCCGCCCTGCATGCCTTCGTCGATTTCGTGCGGGAGCGCGCCGGGCACAATACCGCCCCATGCTGA
- the ilvD gene encoding dihydroxy-acid dehydratase → MTEKALRSDNITQGKSRAPNRSMFYAMGYQESDFKKPMVGVANGHSTITPCNSGLQKLADAAIAGIEEAGGNAQVFGTPTISDGMAMGTEGMKYSLVSREVISDCIETCVGGQWMDGVLVVGGCDKNMPGGLMGMLRANVPAIYVYGGTILPGRWKGQDLNIVSVFEAVGQNAAGNMSDEELRNIEMHAIPGTGSCGGMYTANTMSSSFEALGISLPYSSTMANPHDEKANSAKESAKVLIEAIKKDIKPRDIVTRKSIENAVAVIMATGGSTNAVLHFLAIAHAAEVEWTIDDFERMRKKVPVICDLKPSGKYLAVDLHRAGGIPQVMKILLEAGLLHGDCITISGQTIAEVLADVPATPRSDQDVIRPIDQPMYEQGHLAILKGNLSPEGAVAKITGLKNPVITGPARVFDDEQSALKAILDGKIVAGDVMVLRYLGPKGGPGMPEMLAPTGALIGAGLGESVGLITDGRFSGGTWGMVVGHVAPEAAAGGTIAFVEEGDSITIDAHDLILELNVPEEELAKRRAGWTPPAPRYKRGVQAKFAYNAASASKGAVLDAF, encoded by the coding sequence ATGACCGAAAAAGCCCTGCGCAGCGACAACATCACCCAAGGCAAATCGCGCGCGCCCAACCGCTCCATGTTCTACGCCATGGGCTACCAGGAAAGCGATTTCAAGAAGCCGATGGTCGGCGTCGCCAACGGGCACAGCACGATCACGCCGTGTAATTCGGGCCTGCAGAAGCTGGCCGACGCGGCCATCGCCGGCATCGAGGAAGCCGGCGGCAATGCGCAGGTGTTCGGCACACCCACCATTTCCGACGGCATGGCCATGGGCACCGAAGGCATGAAATACAGCCTGGTCAGCCGCGAAGTCATCAGCGACTGCATCGAGACCTGCGTCGGCGGCCAGTGGATGGACGGGGTGCTGGTGGTCGGCGGCTGCGACAAGAACATGCCCGGCGGCCTGATGGGCATGCTGCGCGCCAACGTGCCGGCCATCTACGTGTACGGCGGCACCATCCTGCCGGGGCGCTGGAAGGGCCAGGATCTGAACATCGTCAGCGTGTTCGAAGCCGTGGGCCAGAACGCCGCCGGCAACATGAGCGACGAGGAACTGCGCAACATCGAGATGCACGCCATTCCCGGCACCGGCTCCTGCGGCGGCATGTACACGGCCAACACCATGAGCTCGTCCTTCGAGGCGCTGGGCATCTCCCTGCCCTACTCCTCCACCATGGCCAATCCACACGACGAAAAGGCCAACTCGGCCAAGGAATCGGCCAAGGTGCTGATCGAGGCCATCAAGAAGGACATCAAGCCGCGCGACATCGTCACCCGCAAATCCATCGAGAACGCGGTCGCGGTCATCATGGCGACCGGCGGCTCCACCAACGCGGTGCTGCACTTCCTGGCCATCGCCCACGCGGCCGAAGTGGAATGGACCATCGACGACTTCGAGCGCATGCGCAAGAAGGTGCCGGTGATCTGCGATCTGAAGCCCTCGGGCAAGTACCTGGCGGTGGACCTGCACCGCGCCGGCGGCATTCCGCAGGTCATGAAGATCCTGCTCGAAGCCGGTCTGCTGCACGGCGACTGCATCACCATCAGCGGCCAGACCATTGCCGAAGTGCTGGCCGACGTGCCCGCCACGCCGCGCTCCGACCAGGACGTGATCCGCCCGATTGACCAGCCGATGTACGAGCAGGGCCATCTGGCCATCCTCAAGGGCAACCTGAGCCCGGAAGGCGCTGTCGCCAAGATCACCGGCCTGAAGAATCCGGTCATCACCGGCCCGGCGCGCGTCTTCGACGACGAGCAGTCGGCCCTCAAGGCCATCCTCGACGGCAAGATCGTCGCTGGCGACGTGATGGTGCTGCGCTACCTCGGTCCCAAGGGCGGCCCGGGCATGCCGGAGATGCTGGCGCCGACCGGCGCGCTCATCGGCGCCGGACTGGGTGAGAGCGTGGGCCTGATCACCGACGGGCGTTTTTCCGGCGGCACCTGGGGCATGGTGGTCGGCCACGTCGCACCCGAAGCGGCGGCCGGCGGCACCATCGCCTTCGTGGAGGAAGGCGACTCGATCACCATCGACGCGCACGACCTGATCCTGGAACTCAATGTGCCGGAAGAAGAACTCGCCAAGCGCCGCGCCGGCTGGACCCCGCCGGCTCCGCGCTACAAGCGCGGCGTGCAGGCCAAGTTCGCCTACAACGCGGCGAGCGCCAGCAAGGGCGCGGTGCTGGACGCGTTCTGA
- a CDS encoding TIGR04438 family Trp-rich protein, whose amino-acid sequence MLFLGVGIVLLALKWLEVDPVAAWSWWLVLAPFALAALWWTVADSIGYTSRKAAERDEARKQARIERQREALGKRRPRR is encoded by the coding sequence ATGCTTTTTCTCGGAGTCGGAATCGTGCTGCTCGCACTCAAGTGGCTCGAGGTCGACCCGGTTGCGGCCTGGAGCTGGTGGCTGGTGCTCGCACCTTTCGCGCTGGCGGCTCTCTGGTGGACGGTGGCCGATTCCATCGGCTACACCAGCCGCAAGGCGGCCGAGCGCGACGAGGCCCGCAAGCAGGCCCGGATCGAGCGCCAGCGCGAGGCGTTGGGAAAACGGCGGCCGCGTCGCTGA
- the lgt gene encoding prolipoprotein diacylglyceryl transferase: MLMYPTIDPVALSIGPLAIHWYGLTYLAAFALFLFLGTRRLRHEPFASMTGPQAWTRKDVEDVLFLGVLGVVVGGRIGYCLFYKPGFYFTHPLDIFYVWQGGMSFHGGLLGVIVSMVWFARSRGRPWVQVADFVAPCVPTGLAAGRVGNFINGELWGRFCDASLPWGMVFPQSGSLAPRHPSQVYQFLLEGLLLFVLLWLYARRPRRMGEVSGAFLLGYGVFRFVAEFFREPDSFLGLLPLGMSMGQWLCVPMIFGGIVFLVWARRRQPVLSKTSVVA; this comes from the coding sequence ATGCTGATGTACCCCACGATCGACCCCGTTGCCTTGAGCATCGGGCCACTGGCCATCCACTGGTATGGCCTGACCTACCTCGCCGCTTTCGCGCTTTTCCTGTTCCTGGGTACGCGGCGCTTGCGCCACGAGCCCTTCGCTTCGATGACCGGTCCGCAGGCCTGGACTCGCAAAGACGTCGAAGACGTGCTTTTCCTGGGTGTGCTCGGCGTGGTGGTGGGCGGCCGCATCGGCTACTGCCTGTTCTACAAGCCCGGTTTCTATTTCACCCATCCACTCGACATCTTCTATGTCTGGCAGGGGGGCATGAGCTTTCATGGCGGACTGCTGGGCGTGATCGTTTCGATGGTGTGGTTTGCCCGCTCGCGCGGCAGGCCGTGGGTGCAGGTGGCGGATTTCGTCGCTCCCTGCGTTCCGACCGGGTTGGCCGCCGGTCGTGTGGGCAACTTCATCAACGGCGAACTTTGGGGCCGCTTCTGCGACGCCTCCTTGCCATGGGGCATGGTGTTTCCGCAAAGCGGATCGCTCGCGCCACGCCATCCCTCGCAGGTCTACCAATTTCTGCTGGAAGGGCTGCTGCTGTTCGTCTTGCTCTGGCTGTACGCACGGCGGCCTCGTCGGATGGGCGAAGTGTCCGGTGCATTCCTATTGGGTTACGGCGTGTTTCGCTTCGTTGCAGAGTTTTTCCGCGAGCCTGACAGCTTTTTGGGCTTGCTCCCGTTGGGCATGAGCATGGGGCAGTGGCTATGCGTGCCCATGATCTTCGGTGGAATTGTTTTCTTGGTCTGGGCACGTCGGAGGCAGCCGGTTTTATCGAAAACCAGCGTGGTTGCCTGA
- a CDS encoding EAL domain-containing protein → MSLAASAAWIDGLLEAVWIVEGPEFHVLATNAAAAQLTERSTAAMVGQPVTHLFTDPEDVFFWENAEHDRAAGLLSNTRLLRPDGTVLHVERRITPIAPAGQVDKPTWLVGVVDRSRQQKNEDELERLLAESRATLESTADGMLVCGLDGAIRAFNRRFAQIWEIPKEVLVQRDDTVVHRMVADQLLDMESYRGRLSEIFGEIDQSASDVMLLRSGRVVQRLSLPQFSRGRVIGRVFSFQDITERISAEQGLRLAARVFECSPEAVFVADAQHRIVTANPACCRMARYPLERLAGSSATDLFEDHDAGRLFTDIRSAWESAGMWEGEVWHRRGDGSVCPVKLAWVVLRDGHGSVSQTIGFFRDLSGQREAQRRIEELAFSDALTGLPNRLLLARRVDRQLSPSKREKLPFAVLFLDLDRFKNINDSMGHQFGDRVLVKVAERVKACLRPSDTLCRMGGDEFVVHLHDADALSAEGVAQRVLQSLALPFLLEDMRFSVSASIGISLYPQDGNSLDDLVRHADTAMFRVKERGRGSYRFYAPEMNVDLRARMSLEHAMREALARRRFVLHYQPQLHLRSGAMVGVEALIRWVDEERGNVVPSAFIPLAEESGFIVQIGAWVLEEAVRQAAVWQQAGTAVVVSINVSPLQFRQADFVDRVASAIRVAGVSPELIELELTESILVQEADEALQRLHELVKVGVRLAIDDFGTGYSSLAYLKKFPIHRVKIDQSFVRELPNDSSDHAIVTAMLAMARALRFDTVAEGVETEAQRDCLLDLGCAHFQGFLCAPGLPASDIGQRLRDGESFRPVARV, encoded by the coding sequence ATGAGTTTGGCTGCTTCGGCAGCCTGGATCGACGGCCTTCTCGAAGCCGTCTGGATAGTCGAAGGTCCCGAGTTCCATGTGCTCGCGACCAATGCCGCTGCCGCACAGCTCACCGAACGCAGCACCGCGGCCATGGTCGGCCAGCCGGTCACCCATCTCTTCACCGACCCGGAAGACGTGTTCTTCTGGGAAAACGCCGAGCACGATCGCGCTGCAGGGCTGTTGTCGAACACCCGCCTGCTGCGGCCCGACGGCACCGTGCTGCATGTCGAGCGCCGCATCACGCCGATCGCGCCGGCCGGCCAGGTCGACAAGCCGACCTGGCTGGTCGGGGTGGTCGATCGCAGCCGGCAGCAAAAAAACGAAGACGAGCTCGAACGCCTGCTGGCCGAATCGCGCGCCACGCTCGAATCGACTGCCGACGGCATGCTCGTCTGCGGTCTCGACGGTGCCATTCGCGCCTTCAACCGGCGCTTCGCGCAGATCTGGGAGATCCCCAAGGAAGTGCTGGTCCAGCGCGACGACACGGTGGTGCACCGCATGGTGGCCGACCAGTTGCTGGACATGGAGAGCTATCGCGGCCGGCTCAGCGAGATCTTCGGCGAGATCGACCAGAGCGCCAGCGACGTGATGCTGCTGCGCAGCGGCCGGGTGGTGCAGCGCCTGTCGCTGCCGCAGTTCAGCCGGGGCCGTGTCATCGGGCGGGTTTTCTCGTTCCAGGACATCACCGAGCGCATTTCGGCAGAGCAGGGGCTGCGCCTCGCGGCCCGCGTTTTCGAGTGCAGCCCGGAAGCCGTCTTCGTCGCCGACGCGCAGCACCGCATCGTCACTGCCAATCCGGCCTGCTGCCGCATGGCGCGCTACCCGCTGGAGCGCCTGGCTGGCAGCAGCGCCACCGATCTGTTCGAAGACCACGATGCCGGCCGCCTGTTCACCGACATCCGCTCGGCCTGGGAAAGCGCCGGCATGTGGGAAGGCGAGGTGTGGCACCGCCGTGGCGATGGCAGCGTCTGTCCGGTCAAGCTCGCCTGGGTGGTACTGCGCGACGGCCACGGCAGCGTGTCGCAGACCATTGGCTTCTTCCGTGATCTCTCCGGGCAGCGCGAGGCGCAGCGCCGCATCGAAGAGCTGGCTTTCAGCGACGCCTTGACCGGCCTGCCCAACCGCCTGCTGCTGGCGCGCCGCGTCGATCGGCAACTCTCGCCGAGCAAGCGCGAAAAGCTGCCCTTCGCAGTGCTTTTCCTGGACCTGGACCGTTTCAAGAACATCAACGACTCCATGGGCCACCAGTTCGGCGACCGCGTGCTGGTGAAGGTCGCCGAACGGGTGAAAGCCTGCCTGCGTCCGTCCGACACGCTTTGCCGCATGGGCGGCGACGAATTCGTGGTGCATCTGCACGACGCCGACGCGCTATCGGCCGAGGGAGTGGCCCAGCGCGTGCTGCAGTCGCTCGCGCTGCCTTTCCTGTTGGAAGACATGCGCTTTTCGGTCAGCGCCAGCATCGGCATCTCGCTCTACCCGCAGGACGGGAATTCGCTCGACGACCTGGTTCGGCACGCCGATACCGCAATGTTCCGCGTCAAGGAGCGCGGCCGCGGCAGCTACCGTTTCTATGCGCCGGAAATGAACGTCGACCTGCGCGCCCGCATGTCGCTCGAACACGCCATGCGAGAAGCTTTGGCACGGCGCCGTTTCGTGCTGCATTACCAGCCGCAACTGCACTTGCGCAGCGGCGCGATGGTGGGCGTGGAAGCGCTGATTCGCTGGGTCGACGAAGAGCGCGGCAATGTCGTGCCTTCGGCCTTTATTCCGCTGGCGGAAGAATCCGGTTTCATCGTGCAGATCGGCGCCTGGGTACTCGAAGAGGCCGTGCGCCAGGCGGCGGTGTGGCAGCAGGCGGGCACGGCGGTGGTGGTGTCGATCAATGTGTCGCCGCTGCAGTTTCGCCAGGCCGATTTCGTCGACCGGGTCGCGTCGGCGATTCGTGTGGCTGGCGTGTCGCCGGAACTCATCGAGCTGGAGCTCACCGAGTCGATCCTGGTTCAGGAAGCCGACGAGGCGCTTCAGCGCTTGCATGAACTGGTCAAGGTCGGCGTGCGCCTGGCCATCGACGATTTCGGCACCGGATATTCCAGCCTGGCCTATCTCAAGAAATTCCCGATTCACCGGGTGAAGATCGACCAATCCTTCGTGCGTGAACTGCCCAACGACTCCAGCGACCACGCCATCGTGACAGCCATGTTGGCCATGGCCCGAGCACTGCGGTTCGACACGGTCGCCGAGGGGGTTGAAACGGAAGCCCAGCGCGACTGCCTGCTGGATCTGGGCTGTGCGCATTTTCAGGGGTTTCTCTGTGCGCCCGGATTGCCTGCATCCGACATCGGTCAGCGCCTTCGCGACGGCGAATCCTTCAGACCGGTCGCGAGAGTTTGA
- the acs gene encoding acetate--CoA ligase encodes MSAVPSSIESVLVENRVFAPPAAAVQGARIAGMDAYQRLADQARTDSDAFWAGLARENLAWTKPFTRVLDESRAPFFEWFADGELNASANCLDRHMGTPVEHKTAIVFESDDGQVTRLTYRDLLIRVSRFANALKAQGVAKGDRVVLYMPMGIEGVVAMQACARLGATHSVVFGGFSAKALQERIVDVGAVAVITANYQMRGGKELPLKAIVDEALGMGGCEAVKTVLVYERTGSAWPRTEGRDKTFAEALQGAADDCPPVPVGAEHPLFILYTSGSTGKPKGVQHATGGYLLWAKLTMDWTFDLRPDDIFWCTADIGWITGHSYVAYGPLAAGATQVVFEGIPTFPDAGRFWKMIQDHHVSIFYTAPTAIRSLIKAAEADEKVHPARYDLTSLRLLGSVGEPINPEAWMWFHRHIGGERCPIVDTFWQTETGGHVITPLPGATPLVPGSCTLPLPGIDAAIVDETGNEMPNGAGGMLVIRRPWPSMIRSIWNDPERFKKSYFPPELGGSVYLAGDGAVRSADRGYFRITGRIDDVLNVSGHRMGTMEIESALVSKTDLVAEAAVVGRPDDMTGEAICAFVVLKRARPTGDEAKAIAKELRDWVAREIGPIAKPRDIRFGENLPKTRSGKIMRRLLRSIAKGEAITQDTSTLENPQILAQLGEAY; translated from the coding sequence ATGAGTGCCGTCCCATCTTCCATCGAATCCGTTCTCGTCGAGAACCGCGTCTTTGCGCCACCGGCCGCCGCCGTGCAGGGCGCCCGCATCGCCGGCATGGACGCCTACCAGCGGCTCGCCGACCAGGCCCGCACCGATTCCGACGCCTTCTGGGCCGGACTGGCGCGCGAGAACCTCGCCTGGACCAAGCCCTTCACCCGGGTACTCGACGAATCCCGTGCGCCTTTCTTCGAATGGTTCGCCGACGGCGAACTCAATGCCTCGGCCAACTGCCTCGATCGCCACATGGGCACGCCGGTCGAGCACAAGACCGCGATCGTCTTCGAATCCGACGACGGCCAGGTCACCCGGCTGACCTATCGCGATTTGCTCATCCGTGTCAGCCGCTTCGCCAACGCGCTCAAGGCGCAGGGTGTGGCCAAGGGTGACCGGGTGGTGCTCTACATGCCGATGGGCATCGAGGGCGTGGTCGCCATGCAGGCCTGCGCCCGGCTCGGCGCGACCCACAGCGTGGTTTTCGGCGGCTTCTCGGCCAAGGCGCTGCAGGAGCGCATCGTCGACGTGGGCGCGGTGGCGGTCATTACCGCCAATTACCAGATGCGTGGCGGCAAGGAGCTGCCGCTCAAGGCGATCGTGGACGAGGCGCTCGGCATGGGCGGTTGCGAAGCGGTGAAGACGGTGCTGGTATACGAGCGCACCGGTAGCGCCTGGCCACGGACCGAAGGGCGCGACAAGACTTTCGCCGAAGCCCTGCAGGGCGCGGCCGACGACTGCCCGCCGGTGCCGGTTGGCGCGGAGCATCCGCTGTTCATCCTCTACACCTCGGGCTCGACCGGCAAGCCCAAGGGCGTGCAGCACGCCACCGGCGGCTACCTGCTGTGGGCCAAGCTCACCATGGACTGGACCTTCGACCTTCGCCCGGACGACATCTTCTGGTGCACCGCCGACATCGGCTGGATCACCGGGCACAGCTACGTCGCCTACGGGCCGCTCGCCGCCGGCGCCACGCAGGTCGTCTTCGAGGGCATCCCCACTTTTCCGGACGCGGGCCGTTTCTGGAAAATGATCCAGGACCACCACGTCAGCATCTTCTATACGGCGCCCACGGCGATCCGCTCGCTGATCAAGGCCGCCGAGGCCGACGAGAAGGTGCATCCGGCACGTTACGACCTGACCTCGCTGCGCCTGCTTGGCTCGGTCGGCGAGCCGATCAACCCCGAAGCCTGGATGTGGTTTCACCGGCACATCGGTGGCGAGCGTTGCCCCATCGTCGACACCTTCTGGCAGACCGAAACCGGCGGCCATGTCATCACGCCGCTGCCGGGCGCCACGCCGCTGGTGCCGGGCTCGTGCACCCTGCCGCTGCCGGGCATCGACGCGGCCATCGTCGACGAGACCGGCAACGAGATGCCCAACGGCGCGGGCGGCATGCTGGTGATCCGCCGGCCGTGGCCGTCGATGATCCGCAGCATCTGGAACGATCCGGAGCGGTTCAAAAAAAGTTACTTTCCGCCGGAGCTCGGCGGCAGCGTCTACCTGGCCGGTGACGGTGCGGTGCGCAGTGCCGACCGCGGCTACTTCCGCATCACCGGCCGCATCGACGACGTGTTGAACGTGTCGGGCCACCGCATGGGCACGATGGAGATCGAGTCGGCGCTGGTGTCCAAGACCGACCTGGTGGCCGAGGCGGCGGTGGTCGGCCGGCCGGACGACATGACCGGCGAGGCGATCTGTGCCTTCGTCGTGCTCAAGCGGGCGCGGCCGACGGGTGACGAGGCCAAGGCCATCGCCAAGGAGTTGCGCGACTGGGTGGCCCGCGAGATCGGGCCGATCGCCAAGCCGCGGGACATCCGCTTCGGCGAAAACCTGCCCAAGACGCGCAGCGGCAAGATCATGCGGCGGCTGTTGCGCAGCATCGCCAAGGGCGAGGCGATCACGCAGGACACGTCTACGCTGGAAAATCCGCAGATCCTGGCGCAGCTCGGTGAGGCTTATTGA
- a CDS encoding cell division protein ZapA — MKQIEVQILGQGYLLGCPEGGESRLRDAAERVNAAMTRIRDAGKIRARDRIAVLAALNLAFDATERPATPADTGVAGVAGDAAADGTRWTHLLQRLDDALAEDGRLL, encoded by the coding sequence GTGAAGCAGATCGAAGTACAGATCCTCGGCCAGGGCTACCTGCTCGGCTGCCCGGAAGGCGGCGAATCGCGGTTGCGTGACGCGGCCGAAAGGGTCAACGCGGCCATGACCCGTATCCGCGATGCCGGCAAGATCCGCGCGCGGGACCGCATCGCGGTACTGGCGGCACTCAACCTGGCGTTCGACGCCACCGAGCGGCCGGCGACGCCGGCTGACACCGGCGTCGCCGGTGTTGCCGGTGACGCGGCCGCCGACGGCACCCGCTGGACACACCTGCTGCAGCGCCTCGACGACGCCCTGGCCGAAGACGGACGTCTTCTGTAA
- a CDS encoding c-type cytochrome, with the protein MKNTSPVCIVLAAGLGLAPLAARADLALAKARNCMACHTVERKVVGPAFKAIAGKYAGKPDMVDALARKIRQGGGGVWGPVPMPANPQVNEADAKKLAGWILALPQ; encoded by the coding sequence ATGAAAAACACGTCCCCTGTTTGTATCGTGCTCGCTGCCGGCCTGGGCCTGGCACCGCTGGCGGCACGGGCCGACCTGGCATTGGCCAAGGCGCGCAACTGCATGGCCTGCCACACGGTCGAGCGCAAGGTGGTGGGCCCGGCGTTCAAGGCCATCGCCGGCAAGTACGCAGGCAAACCGGACATGGTCGATGCCCTGGCCAGGAAGATCCGCCAGGGCGGCGGTGGCGTCTGGGGGCCGGTGCCGATGCCGGCCAATCCGCAGGTCAACGAAGCCGACGCCAAGAAGCTCGCGGGCTGGATCCTCGCCCTGCCCCAGTAG
- a CDS encoding HD-GYP domain-containing protein yields the protein MFIHLDLGWMDHPFPLSSFKVTTDEQLQTILALGLQTVRYYPDRSDIDPQPTDGLERNDADRDGDSDTPHQTPAEPMDPAKRRARDNAQHASTLLHCERRFTEASRRFRNISDNVTLSPRLAHDDAAGLVTSCVEDLLADGDSVISLLSESVGERSAQHPVNVMVLCLLLGRALDLQREALMSLGLASLLHDIGKLELPLRYRMVDESFSTSEYRIYQDHVARGVALARKMDLPPEAVAAIAQHHEMMDGSGFPAKLQGSQIHTSGKILALVNRYDNFCNPPRSALALTPHEALSVIFAQMKPRFDPAVLGAFIRMMGVYPPGSVVQLGNDRYAMVVSVNSSRPLRPRVLVHDPAVARVDAGVLDLETAPELGIRRSLKPAQLPKASLDYLSPRSRICYFFERAVDPATAGAAA from the coding sequence ATGTTCATCCATCTCGACCTCGGGTGGATGGATCATCCTTTTCCGCTTAGCAGCTTCAAGGTCACGACCGACGAACAGCTACAGACGATCCTCGCGCTGGGGCTTCAGACCGTCCGCTACTACCCCGATCGCAGCGATATCGATCCTCAGCCCACCGACGGTCTCGAGCGCAACGATGCCGATCGCGACGGCGACTCCGACACGCCGCACCAGACTCCCGCCGAGCCCATGGATCCGGCCAAGCGACGTGCTCGCGACAACGCTCAGCACGCCAGCACGCTCCTCCATTGCGAACGGCGTTTCACCGAGGCCTCGCGCCGCTTTCGCAACATCAGCGACAACGTCACGCTCAGCCCCCGACTGGCGCATGACGACGCGGCCGGCCTGGTGACCTCCTGCGTCGAAGACCTGCTGGCCGACGGCGACTCGGTGATCAGCCTGCTCTCCGAAAGCGTGGGCGAACGCAGCGCACAGCATCCGGTGAATGTGATGGTGCTGTGCCTGCTGCTCGGGCGCGCACTCGACCTGCAGCGCGAGGCCCTGATGTCGCTCGGCCTGGCCTCGCTGCTGCACGACATCGGCAAGCTCGAACTGCCGCTGCGCTACCGCATGGTCGACGAGAGCTTCTCCACTTCCGAATACCGCATCTACCAGGACCACGTGGCGCGTGGCGTAGCCCTGGCGCGCAAGATGGACCTGCCGCCCGAGGCCGTGGCCGCCATCGCGCAGCACCACGAGATGATGGACGGCAGCGGTTTCCCCGCCAAGCTGCAGGGCTCGCAGATCCATACCTCCGGCAAGATCCTGGCGCTGGTCAATCGCTACGACAACTTCTGCAACCCGCCACGCAGCGCGCTGGCGTTGACGCCGCACGAAGCGCTGTCGGTGATCTTCGCGCAGATGAAACCGCGCTTCGATCCCGCGGTGCTCGGTGCCTTCATCCGCATGATGGGCGTGTATCCGCCGGGTTCGGTGGTGCAGCTGGGCAACGACCGTTACGCCATGGTTGTGTCGGTCAATTCCAGCCGGCCGTTGCGGCCCCGGGTGCTGGTGCATGACCCGGCGGTCGCGCGGGTCGATGCCGGCGTGCTCGACCTGGAAACCGCGCCTGAACTGGGCATACGCCGCAGCCTGAAGCCTGCGCAACTGCCCAAGGCCTCGCTCGACTACCTGTCGCCACGCAGCCGCATCTGCTACTTTTTCGAGCGCGCGGTGGATCCGGCCACAGCGGGGGCCGCGGCATGA
- a CDS encoding LapA family protein → MARTISLLVIALLIVLLAVLNWTTLASPTLISLGITSVTAPLGLIMLGLTVLLAVLFVAYVLTLQGSVLMENRRHNRELQSQRELADKAEASRITEMRSALDLQLQQQSIDLRNVRDGLLARIDRLEQTVDARLDQTDNTTAAYLGQIEDRMTRGGPVL, encoded by the coding sequence ATGGCCCGAACCATTTCCTTACTTGTCATCGCATTGCTCATCGTGCTGCTGGCGGTGCTCAACTGGACGACGCTGGCCTCGCCCACGCTGATCTCGCTGGGCATCACCTCGGTGACCGCGCCGCTGGGGCTGATCATGCTGGGGCTGACGGTGCTGCTGGCCGTGCTGTTCGTGGCCTATGTGCTCACGCTGCAGGGCTCGGTGCTGATGGAAAACCGTCGGCACAACCGCGAGCTGCAGTCGCAGCGCGAACTCGCCGACAAGGCCGAGGCTTCGCGCATCACCGAGATGCGTTCGGCGCTCGACCTGCAACTGCAGCAGCAGTCGATCGACCTGCGCAACGTGCGCGACGGCCTGCTGGCACGCATCGACCGGCTGGAGCAGACCGTCGACGCCCGGCTGGACCAGACCGACAACACCACGGCGGCCTACCTTGGCCAGATCGAGGACCGCATGACGCGTGGCGGTCCGGTGCTCTGA